From Rutidosis leptorrhynchoides isolate AG116_Rl617_1_P2 chromosome 3, CSIRO_AGI_Rlap_v1, whole genome shotgun sequence, a single genomic window includes:
- the LOC139900374 gene encoding uncharacterized protein → MNPNNPNSDPDMNLVLTILNTTNNRALEDIARLDHLDELNDEEEVEHIPRAPRRYLYRDREGRAKALWNDYFSDNCTFPDDYFRRRYRMSKPLFLRICQGIMNFFQTPIPEYFTYFHKKRDACGLLGFNIVQKVTSVIRQLAYAATANLFDEYLHMEYLRKPTAQDVQRLTTKRAQIHGFPGMLGSIDCMHWRWRNCPARWKGHYTRGDHGYLSIMLEAVASYDGWF, encoded by the exons atgaatcCAAATAACCCAAATTCCGATCCGGATATGAATTTGGTATTAACGATCTTGAATACCACAAATAATCGAGCGCTTGAAGATATCGCAAGACTTGATCATTTAGATGAGTTAAACGACGAAGAAGAAGTTGAACACATTCCAAGGGCACCGAGAAGATATTTATATAGAGATCGTGAAGGCCGTGCAAAAgctttatggaatgattatttttccGACAACTGTACGTTTCCCGACGATTATTTTCGTAGACGTTATCGAATGAGCAAACCTTTGTTTCTTCGGATATGTCAAGGTATAATGAATTTTTTTCAAACTCCGATTCCTGAGTATTTTACTTATTTTCATAAAAAACGTGATGCTTGTGGGCTACTAGGTTTTAATATTGTTCAAAAAGTAACATCAGTCATACGTCAACTAGCGTATGCTGCGACGGCCAATCTTTTTGACGAGTATTTGCATATGG AGTATTTGAGAAAACCAACTGCACAAGATGTGCAACGTTTGACCACTAAACGTGCTCAAATACATGGATTTCCGGGGATGTTAGGAAGCATCGATTGTATGCATTGGAGATGGAGAAATTGTCCGGCACGTTGGAAGGGTCATTACACACGAGGTGACCATGGTTACCTGTCAATTATGCTTGAAGCGGTAGCGTCTTATGATGGATGGTTTTAG